In the Candidatus Bathyarchaeia archaeon genome, GACGAAATCCCCGAAATGTTGCCTGACGAGCTGAGAAGAGAAACCGAGGACCTGCCCTTTCTGAAAAAATACAAAGACAAAGCACCCAAAAACGTGGTGACCGAAGGAAAACCCTTCAGTCTCAAAGCCTAACACAGGCAGCTAAATTTTTATTGCCTTGTTTTTGGCTGAAGACTGCAACGCCGCCATCGCAATCCGCAGCGCCTTAACGCCATCCGTGCCTGTGACCAACGGCTTTTTCTTTTCCAAGATGCACTCTGCAAAGTGCTGCAGTTCCCTTTTTAGGGGTTCTTGGAATGGAATTCTGGGCTGCAAGTTTTCTTTGGCGTTTTCAACCCACAGCTCCTGTGTGATATAATCCAACCGCATTATCGCATCTGTTCCCGTTACGTTCAGCGTCCTAGTCTTGTAGGGTGTTAGCCAGTTGGATTCTATAAATGCGCTTTGCCCCCCTTCAAAGGTGAGCATTATCTGGGCGTAATCCTCAAACTGCCTATGACGCATGTTCCCGGTTTTCGCGTAAACACTAATGGGGTCCTGATTGGATACGAACCGCATAATGTCTATGTCATGAATTGCTGTATCTTTGACTACGCCCACATCGCCGATTCGTTCAGGCCACTGGGAAACCCGCTTTGCCGATGCTGAAACCAAATCCCCAATCCGTTTGCTCTCCACTGCTTCCCGAATCTGCTGCAGCCCCGGAATAAACCGCATCAAAAACCCAACCGTTAAATGTAGCCCGTTTTCCTGTGCAGTTTGTAGCAGCTTCTCGGCTTGATTTGTATCGGTCGCCATGGGTTTCTCCACCAGCACATGTTTTCCTGCGTGCAGGCATTTTTGTGCTTCCTTTGCAAGCATGGTGGACCATGTGCATACGTTTACGGCTTGGATTTCTGGGTTCTTAAGCATTTGAGCGCTGTCAGTGTAAGCTTGCACCCCGAATTGGTCTGCTATGGCTTTGGCTCTTGCAGCATCAACATCACAAACCGCAACTAGATTGGTGGCTGCAAGCTCTTTGTAAACACGTGCGTGATTTCTGCCCCAAAATCCCGTTCCTATTACTGCGACGCCGAGTTTGTTCATTTTTTTTGCTCTCCTCTGCCTAACCCTCGATATGTGAAACCTGTATTCATTACTTTAGTGGGCTCTATAACTCCCACTAAATCCACAAACGCTGATGGTTCTTTCATTAAGGCATGAAGCTTCTTAAGGCTTAATCTCTTAAACTGTTCTATTTCGGAAAGAATAACCAAGCAGTTTGCGCCCTCAACCGTTTCATTCAATGTTCTTTTTAGTGTACCCTCCGCTTTGGGGTCAACCGTGCCTTGTGGGTTGTATCGGCTGATTTTTGCTCCTTTAGCAACCAGCAACTCAGCAAATGCTTCTGCGGCAGTTCCTGTTTCCGCTGCCCCCAGCAAGGCGATATTTGCTCGACGCATTGTCTTTCCTCCAACACGAAGCGCATCCTGCGTCAAGTTAAAGGCATGTTTTACCATGTCCTCATTTAGTTGCCTTGCCATTTTAGGCAACCGAAGCTGCATGTTCACGTTATCCGCGTTCTCAAGAAGCACATAAACTTCTTCCCGGTTTGCCTCTTCAGCAATGCTTGCTCTACAACTGTTTGGGCACGAAAAAGAGTCAAAGAGCTCTGCGGTCTCCACGAAATCTAAGTCCGTCTTTTCACAAAACACCGCTAACTCATTGTTCAACGCCATGTTAATGTCCCGTTTAGCCGCTGCAAACAAAACCGCAGCTTCCGCCTTTTTAATGTTAAAAGTTTTTTCAACACCCTTTTCCGTGATAGTTTCAAAAATTAAAGCCGCAGAATTCAAGCTGTACTTGTCGTTTGCAGCTACTACGGCTTGTTGGACGCTACTTCTCTTTTCACAGTTCCAAAAGTAACTGAAAGTGGGGTTATATGCAACGCCAAGGTCCCCTGATTTGAACCCTGACGTATCTTCCAAACTTTCTTTAACCACGCCTTCAACGAATCCAACACCGCCAACGCCCCCATAGACAACTAAACTTCCCCTCTGGAGGTTTTTTCCCACTTTCTTGCATATGCCAACAACACTCGCGTTGTCGACCCTTTTTTTAGAATCAACTTTGGCATCAACCGTTATGATGGTCACGTCGCTTTCCGAAACAGCCGCATCAAAATCGCCCGTAACGTTTAACACCCCTTTTTTGAGTAGACTCTTCAGCTTAACTTCCGCTTGGCGGTCACCAAAAGGCAAACTGCCCGTGGACAGGCGTTTTACTGCACTTTGGTCAACATCTGTGCAGGACACTTTGAACCCTGCTTCCGCAAACGCCAAAGCATAAAAAACTCCTTTTTGTCCACAACCCACAACATTAAGTCTGATTTTTCCACGTTTTTCGGGAGTATCCACTTCTTCTTCTTTTAAATGCAGCACTGAAGGCAACCTGTTCGCCTTTCTTAGACTACACTATACTGTCTTAAATGGTTTCAAGTATCTTCCTGAGTTTCTGAGTGTATTCCTGAACCAATTGCACTGCGCGTTGCTGGGTTTTTGCCTCCGCATACATACGGTAAGCAGGTTCAGTTCCGCTGGGACGCACTAAGATAGCGCTTTTGTCGTTAAACCAGATTTTAACGCCGTCCAAGGTGTTGATGTTCATGCCCTGCACCTGCGTCAGCAACTGCTCATGAACTTTCTGTTTTTTATTTTCGGGGCATTCGATTTTGCCTTTTTCTATAAAGTACTGTGGCTGCTCCTCCACAAGAGTTGAGAGTTTTTGACCTGTTTTCGCCATTATGTCCAGCAAGAGCGCGGTCGTCATGGCGCCGTCACGCACGGATTGATGCGGACCATAAAATACTCCGCCGTTTTCTTCGCCGCCTAATTTTGAGTTGATTTCTTTCATTTTCTGCGAAACAGTGACGCTTCCAACTTTGGTCCAAACTAGTTCACCTTTGTATTGGTCGGCGATGTCTTTGATGAGCGTTGACGAACTTACTGGGGTGACTATCTGTGCGTTGGGGTTCTCCAAAAGGAACTGTTTTTCAACCACCGCAAAGGATTTGTCGCCCATGTGGATTTGCCCTTTGTCATCCACAAAAATTGACCTGTCCGCGTCCCCATCAAAGGCAACTCCCAAATCTGCGCCTAAAGCTTTCACCATGTCTGAAAGGTCTGTGAGGTTCTCTGGTCTGGGTTCAGGCATTCTTCCTGGGAAAGTGCCGTCGATGTTTGCGTTGAGGCTGGTTATTTTGCATCCTAATTCCCGCATGAGAACTGGTGCAGTCAAGCTGCCGACGCTGTTTGCGCCGTCAACGATCACGTGGAAATGTTTCTCAGCGATTTTAGCGACGTCCACATGTTTCTTTATGGCTTCAACATACTCGCTGTTTATATCCGCCAAGTCATGAACGGTGCCCAGATTTTTCCAGTCGGCAAACTGGTTCTTTTCTTCAAAGTAGCTACGTTCAATTTCAGCTTCTTGTTCATGGCTGATTTCTATACCGTCGCTCCAGATGACTTTGATGCCGTTATATTGAGGGGGATTATGTGAAGCGGTGATTAAGACTCCGCCGTCCATTTTGTGATTTTTAACTGCAAACTGAAGTGCAGGTGTTGGAGCCATACCCGCGAAGTACACATTGCAGCCGGTTGCCGTTAAACCAGAAATAACTGCCTTGGCAAACATTGGTCCACTTGTTCTTGCGTCAAACCCTAAAAGTAAATTCTTTTTGCCAAAAAATGTGCCAATTGCGCAGCCGACTTTCACTGCAATCTCTGGTGTTAATTCCGTGTTTACTACTCCTCGAATTCCGTTTGTTCCAAAAAGTTTTTGGCTCATAACCTTTATCTCCGCTTTGATTATCAGACCTGTGTTTCTAATATGTTTTCAGATTTGTTTGTCTATTGTTTTTATTTGTTGTTTCTGATTGGGATTAAGCTAATTCTTTGGCTGGGCACACATTAACTTTTTCAGACATGACTACGCCATCTTTGACTTTTGCGTGGTCTCCAATTATGGTACCTTCGACGATGTTGACTTTGTTGCCTACCCGTGCTGCTTCCCCAATAAGAGCCCCCGTTATAACCGCATCATCACCTATCACGGCATCTTCGAAAATCACAGAGTCACGTATCTGCACATTTCTGCCCACAGTTACGTTATTGCCTAAAATAGCGCAGGGACCAATCACAGAATTTTCGCCTACTGAGACACCTTTGCCCAAAGCCACTGGTTCCCTACAAACATATTTTGCTTTCGCCTTCCCACGTTGTTTGTCTGCGCATGTCTCAAGCATCATCTTGTTTGTCTGCAAATATTCTTCAGGTTTACCTATGTCAATCCACAGGCCCTCAACTTTGTGCCCAAAAAGCGCTTTCTCTTCTGCCAATTTGGGAAAAACTTCCCGCTCCATAGAAACCGCTCTGCCAGATGGAATATACTCAAAGATTTTTGGGCTTAAAACGTAAACCCCCGCGTTGATAAGCTTGGAGGGTTCTGCTCCTTTGGGTGGCTTTTCCACGAAACGTTCAATCCTATCTCCATCGGCAAGTTTTGCTGCGCCGTATCTGCTTGGGTCTTGTACCTCATGAAGCGCGATGGTTGCTACTGCTTTGCCTTCTGTGTGGCTTTGAACCATTTCTCGGTAGTTTATTTCCGTTATCAAGTCACCGTTTAAAACCAGAAAAGGGTCCTCATGTCCAATGAGTTTCTCGGCTTTTTTTATGGGCCCTGCGGTGCCCAGCGGCATCTTTGGGGGGTCATGAGAGTATTTGACTTTTAAGCCGCATTTGGAGAGGTGTTGTTGTTTTATGTGAAATTCCGTTAATCTGTTAACTGCCAGTATGGCTTCGTCAACGCCGTTTTCGGCAAGTTTTTCAAAAGTCCACTGCAGAAGTGGCTTGTTAACTATAGGAAAAAGGGCTTTTGGTCTTGTACATGTCAGGGGTCTAAGTCTAGTGCCAAACCCGCCAATTAGAATCAATGCTTTCACTCAAATCACTCCTAAAGAGTACCCTAACTCATCGCGGATTTGGATATAAACGATGCGAACAAAACCTCCTTATTCCCACTCTATTGTAGCTGGCGGCTTATGCGTTATATCGTACACTACATGAGTAACCTGAGGAATCTCGTTAGTTATCCTTGTTGAAATCTTTTCCAAAACCGCGTAAGGAATCCGCGCAAAATTTGCAGTCATGGCTTCGCGGCTCTCCATTGCCCTCACTGCAACTACGTATCCGTAAGCTCGAGAATCTCCTTTAACCCCCGTCGCCAAAGTGTCGGTCAAAACCGCAAAATACTGCCACAGGTTCTCCGCAGCGCAGCTTTTCTCGATTTCCTGACGCACAATAGCATCCGCCTTTTTGGTTATTTCGACTTTCTCCTCCGTCAATTCGCCGATGATTCTAACAGCTAATCCAGGTCCAGGAAATGGTTGCCTGTTCACGAGTTCTCTAGGCAGGTTAAGCATGACTGCGACCTTGCGTACTTCATCCTTATACAAGTCCCGCAGAGGCTCCACAATCTTTTTGAAATCAATCTTAGAAGGCAAGCCTGCGACGTTATGGTGGGACTTAATAACATCCGAATTTTTCCTAAAACCCGATTCGATTCGGTCTGGGTAAATGGTTCCCTGCAGCAAATATTGGGCACCTGACTCTTTAGCAATATCCTCAAATACTCGGATGAATTCTTCGCCGATGACTTTACGTTTCTTTTCTGGCTCAGAAACGCCCTCAAGTTTTTTCATGAACCGCTGCTGAGCTTTCACCATCACGAAGTTTATGTTAAAATTGTCAAAGGTTTCTTTGATGGCTTCTGGTTCACCTTCCCGCATGAAACCATGATCCACAAAAACCGCAGTTAACTTCTCTCCTAATGCTTCTGCAGCCAAAGCTGTGGCGACGCTGCTGTCGATTCCGCCGCTTAACCCAATTATGGCTTTAGACTCGCCAACATCAGCCTTTATTTCCTCAACCATTTTCTGGATTACGTCTTCTACTTTCCAGTTTGCTTCGCAGATACAAACTTTGAAGATGAAGTTACGCAGCATTAGCGCGCCTTTTTTTGTGTGGATAACCTCGGGGTGCCATTGCAAGCCGTAGATTTTTTTCTGCTGGTTGCCGTACGCGGCTACAGGGCAGCTTTCAGTGTGCGCCAAAATTTCAAAGTCTGGTGGCAAAGAGAGAACTGTGTCGCCGTGACTCATCCAAACCGTTTCTTTCGAGTTTAAACCATCTAAAACGCCTGTGGTTTTGTCGATGTCCACTTCGGCTATGCCGTATTCTCGGCAAGAGGCCCGAGAAACCTTGCCCTGCACTATCTGAGCAATCAGCTGATGCCCGTAGCATAGACCTAAAACTGGCAGGTTCAGTTCCAAAATTTGGGGGTCAATTTGAGGGGCGTTTTCTTCGTAGACGCTTGAGGGTCCACCTGAAAGAATTAGCCCTTTAATGTTGATTTTCTCGTTTAATGCTTGGATTTCTGTGGGGGTTATGTTGTGGGGAACGATTTCTGAATAGACGCCATTTTCTCTTATTCTTCTACCTATAAGGTGGCAGTATTGTCCACCAAAGTCCAAAACCAGAATGGTGTCATAGTGCGTTTGCATTTTTTCTGAACCAGCTATTAATGGGGCTTGCTCCATAATTTAAGATTGCCCTGCCCCTTCTTTTTTTATAGCGAAACCATTATGTCCTTGGCTCTCTTGTTTTCTTTTCAAGAGAAGCTAAACTTTTATAAATATAACTGTTTTTTTATTAAAAGAACGTTAAAAAATCATATCGTCCATTGGAAAAACGTGCAAGGAGTAACATGCCATGGAGTTAAATGAAATTGACACAAAAATCTTGAAGGCTCTTCTGGAAGACGCAAGATTTTCAAGCCGACAAATAGCCAAAAATGTGGGTGTATCCGTCGGTACTGTTCTTTCAAGAATTAAAAAGATGGAAGATGAAGCATTAATCAAAGGCTACTCCGTCATTTTGGACCATGAAAGACTCGGTTATCAGCTAACGGTCGTCACCGAAATTACTGTCGCAAAAGGCAGATTGGTTGAAACCGAAGCAGAAATCGCTAAAATTCCTAATGTTTGCAGCGTCTACGACGTAACAGGACTAACCGACGCAGTGATTGTGGCAAAATTCAAAAGTCGTGAAGATTTAGGTGAATTCACAAAGCACTTGCTTACGTTACCCTATGTGGAGCGAACCAACACCCATGTCGTTTTAACTACGGTGAAAGAAAACTTCCGCCTCATCTGAAGAGGCTCTCAAGGTTTACTTTCTTCTGTTTTTCCCCTTTTAATTTTCTGCTCGGGCGGCGCTATAGTTATCGTGGAGCCTGAAGGTACAGGTGACGTTATCCAGACATTCCCCCCAATAACAACATTGTCGCCTATAATGGCGTCTGGCCCCAGCAGCGTAGCACCAGAGTAAATAACTACATTGTTTCCTATGGTTGGGTGCCTTTTTCTGCCTTTGATTATCTGTCCCTTTTCATCTTTGGGAAAACTTAACGCGCCTAACGTGACCCCCTGATACATCTTGACATGGTCGCCAATTACCGTTGTTTCCCCGATGACGACGCCTGTGCCATGGTCAATGAAGAAGTTTCTGCCGATGCGCGCCCCTGGATGAATGTCTATGCCCGTCAGTGAATGCACATGTTCACTCATAATTCGAGGAATCAAAGGTACCCCCCGCGCATAGAGTTCATGGGCTATCCGGTAGGTGCTTATAGCTAAGACGCAGGGGTAGCTTATGATAACTTCCTCGTTGCTCACCGCTGCGGGGTCTCCAACGTAAGCCGCTTCAATGTCTCCACTTAAAAGCTGTCGTATTTCGGGAATTTTCTCCAA is a window encoding:
- a CDS encoding Gfo/Idh/MocA family protein gives rise to the protein MNKLGVAVIGTGFWGRNHARVYKELAATNLVAVCDVDAARAKAIADQFGVQAYTDSAQMLKNPEIQAVNVCTWSTMLAKEAQKCLHAGKHVLVEKPMATDTNQAEKLLQTAQENGLHLTVGFLMRFIPGLQQIREAVESKRIGDLVSASAKRVSQWPERIGDVGVVKDTAIHDIDIMRFVSNQDPISVYAKTGNMRHRQFEDYAQIMLTFEGGQSAFIESNWLTPYKTRTLNVTGTDAIMRLDYITQELWVENAKENLQPRIPFQEPLKRELQHFAECILEKKKPLVTGTDGVKALRIAMAALQSSAKNKAIKI
- a CDS encoding UDP binding domain-containing protein, which gives rise to MLHLKEEEVDTPEKRGKIRLNVVGCGQKGVFYALAFAEAGFKVSCTDVDQSAVKRLSTGSLPFGDRQAEVKLKSLLKKGVLNVTGDFDAAVSESDVTIITVDAKVDSKKRVDNASVVGICKKVGKNLQRGSLVVYGGVGGVGFVEGVVKESLEDTSGFKSGDLGVAYNPTFSYFWNCEKRSSVQQAVVAANDKYSLNSAALIFETITEKGVEKTFNIKKAEAAVLFAAAKRDINMALNNELAVFCEKTDLDFVETAELFDSFSCPNSCRASIAEEANREEVYVLLENADNVNMQLRLPKMARQLNEDMVKHAFNLTQDALRVGGKTMRRANIALLGAAETGTAAEAFAELLVAKGAKISRYNPQGTVDPKAEGTLKRTLNETVEGANCLVILSEIEQFKRLSLKKLHALMKEPSAFVDLVGVIEPTKVMNTGFTYRGLGRGEQKK
- the glmM gene encoding phosphoglucosamine mutase; amino-acid sequence: MSQKLFGTNGIRGVVNTELTPEIAVKVGCAIGTFFGKKNLLLGFDARTSGPMFAKAVISGLTATGCNVYFAGMAPTPALQFAVKNHKMDGGVLITASHNPPQYNGIKVIWSDGIEISHEQEAEIERSYFEEKNQFADWKNLGTVHDLADINSEYVEAIKKHVDVAKIAEKHFHVIVDGANSVGSLTAPVLMRELGCKITSLNANIDGTFPGRMPEPRPENLTDLSDMVKALGADLGVAFDGDADRSIFVDDKGQIHMGDKSFAVVEKQFLLENPNAQIVTPVSSSTLIKDIADQYKGELVWTKVGSVTVSQKMKEINSKLGGEENGGVFYGPHQSVRDGAMTTALLLDIMAKTGQKLSTLVEEQPQYFIEKGKIECPENKKQKVHEQLLTQVQGMNINTLDGVKIWFNDKSAILVRPSGTEPAYRMYAEAKTQQRAVQLVQEYTQKLRKILETI
- a CDS encoding sugar phosphate nucleotidyltransferase: MKALILIGGFGTRLRPLTCTRPKALFPIVNKPLLQWTFEKLAENGVDEAILAVNRLTEFHIKQQHLSKCGLKVKYSHDPPKMPLGTAGPIKKAEKLIGHEDPFLVLNGDLITEINYREMVQSHTEGKAVATIALHEVQDPSRYGAAKLADGDRIERFVEKPPKGAEPSKLINAGVYVLSPKIFEYIPSGRAVSMEREVFPKLAEEKALFGHKVEGLWIDIGKPEEYLQTNKMMLETCADKQRGKAKAKYVCREPVALGKGVSVGENSVIGPCAILGNNVTVGRNVQIRDSVIFEDAVIGDDAVITGALIGEAARVGNKVNIVEGTIIGDHAKVKDGVVMSEKVNVCPAKELA
- the guaA gene encoding glutamine-hydrolyzing GMP synthase, with amino-acid sequence MQTHYDTILVLDFGGQYCHLIGRRIRENGVYSEIVPHNITPTEIQALNEKINIKGLILSGGPSSVYEENAPQIDPQILELNLPVLGLCYGHQLIAQIVQGKVSRASCREYGIAEVDIDKTTGVLDGLNSKETVWMSHGDTVLSLPPDFEILAHTESCPVAAYGNQQKKIYGLQWHPEVIHTKKGALMLRNFIFKVCICEANWKVEDVIQKMVEEIKADVGESKAIIGLSGGIDSSVATALAAEALGEKLTAVFVDHGFMREGEPEAIKETFDNFNINFVMVKAQQRFMKKLEGVSEPEKKRKVIGEEFIRVFEDIAKESGAQYLLQGTIYPDRIESGFRKNSDVIKSHHNVAGLPSKIDFKKIVEPLRDLYKDEVRKVAVMLNLPRELVNRQPFPGPGLAVRIIGELTEEKVEITKKADAIVRQEIEKSCAAENLWQYFAVLTDTLATGVKGDSRAYGYVVAVRAMESREAMTANFARIPYAVLEKISTRITNEIPQVTHVVYDITHKPPATIEWE
- a CDS encoding Lrp/AsnC family transcriptional regulator, whose amino-acid sequence is MELNEIDTKILKALLEDARFSSRQIAKNVGVSVGTVLSRIKKMEDEALIKGYSVILDHERLGYQLTVVTEITVAKGRLVETEAEIAKIPNVCSVYDVTGLTDAVIVAKFKSREDLGEFTKHLLTLPYVERTNTHVVLTTVKENFRLI
- the epsC gene encoding serine O-acetyltransferase EpsC, whose product is MSSNPNQTNPKKPANPTDKQETYTIDPEKMLQKLMACNVKAEDNWVNEGLPALVDDLIKNYDVFGGMDHLEGKDLPSKRVVIEILEDLLTVFFPGYLGKTEITKSNVKYVVGNMLTSLYTRLTVEIEKSLKHICRKVKECPQDVCHAQAQIIAKELLEKIPEIRQLLSGDIEAAYVGDPAAVSNEEVIISYPCVLAISTYRIAHELYARGVPLIPRIMSEHVHSLTGIDIHPGARIGRNFFIDHGTGVVIGETTVIGDHVKMYQGVTLGALSFPKDEKGQIIKGRKRHPTIGNNVVIYSGATLLGPDAIIGDNVVIGGNVWITSPVPSGSTITIAPPEQKIKRGKTEESKP